The DNA segment CCCGGCCGCCGCGCCCGCGCAGAGCGACGCCCCGGCGGCCGCCCCCACCGCGTCGAGCACCCCGGCGTCGAGCACCCCGGCGGCGGCCACGCCGTCCGCCACCACCGCGTCCGGCGTCACCGCACAGATCGTGCGGCTGGTCAACGCCGAGCGCGCGAAGGCGGGTTGCCGGCCGCTCACCCTCGACGCGAAGCTGACCAAGGCCGCGCAGGCGCACAGCGCGGACATGGCGGCCCACCAGAACATGTCGCACACCGGCTCCGACGGCTCGGACCCGGGCACCCGCATCACCCAGGCCGGGTACGCCTGGAGCGCGTACGGCGAGAACGTCGCGTACGGCTACTCGACCGCCGCCGAGGTGATGGCGGGCTGGATGTCCAGCCCCGGCCACCGGGCCAACATCCTGAACTGCGGCTACCAGGAGATCGGGGTCGGTCTCGCCCAGCCCGGCAGCTACTGGACGCAGGACTTCGGCACGGCCCGGTAGCCGTCTACGGCCTCCGGCGAGTCGTGCGGAGGACGGGTCAGCGGTCGGCGAGCGGGTTGCGCAGCGGCAGATACCGCGCGTCCGCCCCGTCCGCGCCCGTCCACCGCAGCAGCAGGTTGGTCTTGCCCGGCAGGGTCGGCGAGCCCAGCAGGGCGGGGATCTCCGGAAGGTCGTGCCGGGCGAGCGACCGGCGCACGGCGGGCCAGGGGTCGTACCCGCGATGCCGCTCCGCGAGGGCGCCGGCGATCTCCATGAGGTGGTTGACGAGCAGGCAGTAGACCAGCCGCTCCCAGCCCGCGGCGCGCGGGACGTCCGGCAGCAGCTTGACGCCCTCGGCGTCCCGGAACAGCGCCTGTACCGGCATACCGGAGGCGTCCACCGCGACCAGGGTGTTCTGCAGGTGCGCCTCCAGGACGACCCCGTGCGTGTCGAACGCGGTCAGCGCGGGCGGCACGACCTGCCCGAGATACGCCTCCCACCAGGCCCCGGGGTCGGCCGTCGCGGCGAGCGGGCTGCCGTCGAAGCCCTCGGCCAGACCGGCGGCCAGCAGCGGGACGGCGCCCGGCAGCAGATGGCCGCGCAGCCCGTCGCGGACCACCACGGCCAGCTCCTCGTACGCGAAGGACGCCGTCCGGTGGCCGCGGTCGGCGAGCCAGGCGGCGGACATGCCCGTCGTAGCGGACGCCCCCGCGACAGCGGACGCTCCCGGCGCCGCGAGCCCCCTCATCGCGGCGAAGGCGCGCCCCGCGGCGGTGTCGGTGCGGCGCAGCCGGCGCAGGTCGTGGCGCCAGAGCCGGCGGATGTCGTTGGTGATCCGCACGTCCAGGCTGAACTTCAGGAACAGGTCGGCCCCCGGCTCGTACACCGTGCGGATCGCGGCCGTCGGCCAGATGTCGAAGGGGGTCGGGCCGAGCCGGACGAGGCGGCCGTCGGCGAAGGCGGGGGCGAGGGTGTCGGCGACCAGGTCGAGCTGCCAGGGGTGGGCGGGCAGCAGCCGGTAGCCGGGCGGGGCGCTGCCCAGGGCGTCCAGGGCGCGGGTGTCGCCCTCCTCGGCCACCTGGTCCTCGCGCACCCCGAGCAGCACCAGCGGGAAGCGGGCGTGCGCCTCGGGGGCGTACGGCAGCCAGGACGCGGCCGGGCCGCCGCCGCGCGCCTTGGGCGCCGGGTGGTAGGGGTGGCCGGTGAGCAGGGACTGCTCGGAGCGCAGATAGGGGTCGTCGGGCGGGGTCGCGCGGGCGCGGGCGGCGAGCAGCGCGGCGAGGGCCTCCCGGCTGTCGATCATCTCGGCGGGCAGGTCGCCGCCGGGCAGCCCGGTGTGCCGGCGCAGTTCCTCGGCGACGAGTTTGACCAGTTCGGGATGGCCGACGCGGTGCCAGGCGCCGGCCGCGAACACCTCGGGGTCGGCGGGGCGGCGGCCGGGGCGCACCCGCAGCAGCCGTCCGGTGCCGGGCAGCCGGTGCACCGACGGTGGTCCAGGGGCACCGGGCAGCGGCTCGGCCACCTCCCGGAGCAGGCAGTTGAGCAGGGGGCGGCCGCATAGGCGTCGGCGAGCCGGCCGACGGCGGCTGCGGGAGGCTTGAGGTCCACGCGATCCATTCGTTCTTCGGTGGCGTTCTTCTCCGAGCCGTACGTCTTCGAGCGTCGCACCCCGGTGGGCGCGTTCTTCGCACGGGACCCGGAAGCGATCAGTATGGCTTCGTATCCGACCATGGTGTTGTCTTCCGTACCCGACCATCGTGCCCCGTACCGGCCGCGACCGAGGAGCCGACCGTGCCCCACTCCCCCACCGCCGAGGCCGAGGTCGCCGCGGAGCTGCGGACCGTACGCCCCGCGCTGCTGCCCCGGTACGACGCCGAGCTGCCCGGCGCCCGCGCGGCCGTGCTGACCCGGCTGTGGCGGGGGCTCGCCCATGAGCCGCTGCCCTGGATCACCGGCCGGGAGCGCGGGGCGCACGGCCTGACCCTGCGGCTGGCCGACGGCCGGAGGCTGCACGGCCCGCACGCCGACCCGTACGCCACGCACGCCTACGTCACCGCCGTACGCCTGGACCGGCAGCGGTACGACGATCCGGCCCGGCTGACGGCGGAGCTGGCGGCCGGTGCCGGGGTGGGGCCGGGGGCCGAGGGGTTCGCGGCGGAGCTGGGGCACAGCGTGGCCTCCCTGGCGCTGTCCCGCGCCGCCGCCGACCGCTCAAAGGAGTGGCCGGGAGCGGACTGGGAGTGGGAGCAGCGGGTGGTCGACGGGCATCCCTTCCACCCCAACTGCCGTTCCCGGCCCGGGTTCTCGGTCGCGGACCAGCTGGCGTACGCCCCGGAGCACCGGCCCGTGGTACGGCTCGGGACGCTGCCGGTGCCGGCCGTCGAGTGCCGGGTGACCGGGGAGTGGCCGGACGAACTGCGGCACGGGGAGCGGCTGTTGGTGCCGGTGCACCCGTGGCAGGCGGCGCATGTGCTGAAGCGGTCGTACGACGACTGGCGCGAGGCCCACCCGCTGATGTCCCTGCGGACGCTGGCCGTGCCCGGCGGGCCCCACGTGAAGACGGCGCTGAGCTCGCGGCTGACCTCCTCGGTGCGGGAC comes from the Streptomyces sp. SUK 48 genome and includes:
- a CDS encoding CAP domain-containing protein — protein: MGKHRKTQHFRRMVIGAVAVGTVGVPSVALACTNWPSGTTDQSTAATGTTPLASADTPAPTDPATAAAKETAIPQQPGTSWAIPKQRAHHPHPRHHSKAPSAPLTTAAPTASQAAAAQPGGTPPAAAPAQSDAPAAAPTASSTPASSTPAAATPSATTASGVTAQIVRLVNAERAKAGCRPLTLDAKLTKAAQAHSADMAAHQNMSHTGSDGSDPGTRITQAGYAWSAYGENVAYGYSTAAEVMAGWMSSPGHRANILNCGYQEIGVGLAQPGSYWTQDFGTAR
- a CDS encoding IucA/IucC family siderophore biosynthesis protein, translated to MPHSPTAEAEVAAELRTVRPALLPRYDAELPGARAAVLTRLWRGLAHEPLPWITGRERGAHGLTLRLADGRRLHGPHADPYATHAYVTAVRLDRQRYDDPARLTAELAAGAGVGPGAEGFAAELGHSVASLALSRAAADRSKEWPGADWEWEQRVVDGHPFHPNCRSRPGFSVADQLAYAPEHRPVVRLGTLPVPAVECRVTGEWPDELRHGERLLVPVHPWQAAHVLKRSYDDWREAHPLMSLRTLAVPGGPHVKTALSSRLTSSVRDISPYSVEAAAVLSDFAAELAGRTGGLLDVTRTLGAVTAGTSELAALLRESPERCAGPGERVLPVAALATTQLPGDPGWLAAFTRLALTVGLRLLDLGVALEAHGQNLLVVLAADGSPLRLVYRDLADIRISPARLARHGITRPALAGRLVTDDETALRRKLFGSLVAGALAAVAGSGPALGAALAAVVPNLADTSDLAVLRRGPVPAKALTLMRLSPGTPGDQWTELPHPLVLEPGTVDQ